In Nicotiana tabacum cultivar K326 chromosome 2, ASM71507v2, whole genome shotgun sequence, the following proteins share a genomic window:
- the LOC107774672 gene encoding uncharacterized protein LOC107774672 translates to MEDIQSATPATKSKLTKGFLYFTTSLQQCCRYIKAFLVGQGKKMTARSEEEATQADMLKAKMEVDAADAAENTKKRLDNSS, encoded by the exons ATGGAGGATATTCAGTCAGCGACTCCGGCAACGAAGTCTAAATTGACGAAAGGATTCCTGTATTTTACGACGTCTTTGCAACAATGTTGCCGCTACATTAAGGCATTTTTAGTTGGTCag GGAAAGAAGATGACGGCAAGAAGTGAGGAGGAAGCAACACAGGCTGATATGTTGAAAGCAAAAATGGAGGTCGATGCTGCTGACGCTGCAGAGAATACGAAGAAGCGACTTGATAATTCCAGCTGA